GTAGTACGATTTAAAACACGGGAAAGATTTGATTCTACTTCTGTAGCTAGTGCTTTACTTGGTACTAAGTAAAGTACCAAAGGAAAAGGGCTACTCAAATTGTTAGAATTGTTTGTTTTAAAAAATAAGCTTTGCAAAATAGCTATTTCAGCTATCCTTGTTTTTCCAGAACCTGTAGGGGTACAAAGTGCAAATGATTCTGCTGTTGCTAGTCGCTCAATTCCACAAATTTGAGAACGCCATGCTAAAGCTTTACGATTTTGGTAGCTTTGCCGCAAATAACGCTCCAAAAAATCGCCGCCATTTTGAGTAATAGTCGAAGAAAGTGCTTCTATATTTTTTCGTAGAGAAGTTTCTACATATACCGAAGTTACTTCAGCACACAATTTTCCTAAAAGCCAAGAATAAGTATCATGCCCGTGAAGAAGTACCTTAGCAATGCTAGAAAGTTTCTCAATGGCTTTTTCTAATCTAGGCTCATTTCCCCAGCGCATTTCTGCACATAAAATACCTAGAGAACTAGCAGTTTGGTTAACAATATACTCGTTAAATTTATGAGATTGTGTATCAGTATCATCCCATAAAAGGCTAGTGTCAGCTTGTACATTTAAAGATAGTGCAGTTGTCCAATGTTTTGTCAGTAGTTGTAACAAATTGGGAAAATCAGCTTTTAGTAAAGAACGCAAAATTTCTGACTCGATTCCTTCTATTGCGTCTTCATTAAGTAAACCAGCAGCCCTAGCGGGATAACCAGCAAGTTCATATATAGCTGCTGCTAATAAGCGAATTGGTAAATTATTTGGGTTTAGTTGGGGATGAGATAACCATTCAAATATCTCGCCAGCACGTAGCATCCCGTTACGCCAATCAGTTTCTCCAGCTTCTCGCTTTATAAATGCAGCTTCTATAAGACGTATAGCATCATTTAATCGCTCACCTGCTTCATCTTCTCGCCACCCTTTTAATCCATCTGTTCCTGCGCGAAGTCTGGTATGTTGGCTATAAAGTTTTGCGATCGCTGGTGTCAGTGTGCTACCCGCCAAACTATTTTGTACTTCTGTCGCTAAAGCAATGACCTCGTTACTTGGTTGAGCCATTTCATTTTGCAGACTTTCTCCTTCTACTATGACATCAGATTTTGCCTTTGTAACCTCCAAATCATCTGGTTCTTGAACTATCTGGGCGGAAACATTTGTTGAAAGTATGATACTTGTTTGTGGAACATATACTGCTTTAATAAGATTCTCAACATCATGAAGATGGATTTCAACAGCTTCGAGTCTTCTTCCACTTGTATAATTTTCGTGCGCTTTGTCGGTAGATATCCAGGCTTTCCTTTGTCTCTTTGCACTAGGATGCTCACCACATATATAACTAACTAAATCGCAACGTTCATAATTTTTCTTAACTTTCTGTAACCACAAAACCCGTAGAGCATTAACCCATTCATTTGAAACAATATCATCATAATCTTGCAATATTTCAATTAGTTGTGGAATATCAACTGGCTTTATATTAACTGCACTTGCTTTTTCATGCGCCTCGCTAATCATGTTAGTTTTATGATTAGCTGTACATTTAGCTTCGCAAGCCAAAGAACTAATAATTACTCCTTCACTGTTACGCCGAAAAGCAAGACAATCATCACCTGTACGTCCAGGTCGCTTTTTTGCCGTTTCTCCTGTTTGATTTAAAAACTCTAAATGTTGAAATTCAACAACATGCACTCGAAAAAGGAAAACAGGAACTTCCCAGTCCTCTTCACCAAAAGGAGCAAAGTTTTCTGCGATAATTCCTGCAAATATCTCTCCAAAATACCCCTTAAGAGATTGGAGATGAAGACGTTCGGGATAACCTTCAGTTGGGTCTATTGCAGAGCTATTTTCAAATGGTGCAAGAGAATTTCCTGCTAATTTACGAAGGCGATATCGAGCATCATCATGAGCTTTTTGAACTATTGATATTAATTCATCAAGAATTAAATCTCGTTGGCTTAGATTTTCTTTTATCAGTCGATGTATATATCGTTTATCTTCAGATTCGCTAACTGAGTCTGATAACCAGCTTGATATTCTGTTAAACTTAGTGATTTTTCGCCTTTCTTCCATTAAATATACTCTTTGGTGTTAATCAGATTTACGATACAAGTCTTTAACTCAGAAAAATCTGTATAAAATGTTAAATATAATACTATAAAAATAATTGCACAACTAAATAATGCCATAAATACTAGAGGACTTAATGTATTTATAGTTGATTTAAATACATTATTGTACTTTAAAATACTGACTTTGATTATCTATAGGCTTTATAGCCTAACAGATTAAATATATACTCTCGAAAAAATGTATTAATTAATACTATTTGAAGATAGAGGTATTAATTTTTAAGCCAACAACGATATATTACGGAGATACGCGATCGCGTTCTTCCATCACTTCGGTAAGATAATAATCTAGAAGTCTTACTATAAAAGCTTTTTGCTAAAAAGTGATAATTTTTATATTTGGAACGAAAATAAAGCCTCAAACCAGCTTGCTATATGAGGTCTAAAAATCACGTTCGATTTTTAGCTAGCGAGAGTGGCTGAAGAGCATTAACACATTTAGCGATCGCACAGACTTACTGATTATCAAACATTCCTACCTTACTCTCCCCTCGCACTTACCAACAAGAGGCAATTAACCAAAAAGTTTACCTATCTCAGTAGCCGTCACCTTTCCCTCAATCAAACTGGAATCCTCTTCCTCAACCTGATTAGATACCTCTTTCAAGCTACCACCAGCAATCGTCAACGGTGTGGCAACAGCATACACAGCATCCAACCCCAAAGCCAGCGCCATCACACCAAAATGCTTATCCGCCATATCTCGTGCTATCAAAAAAGTAGAACTTAACTTATTCGACGTAGGTTTATTAGCTTCCAAGCGTGCGTATGGCAGAAAAGCCATCACCAGAATCTCCCCTATTTTCCGAGTTGCTTCTTCCTTATCTAAACCGTTGAGATAATCGGCTACCTCTGCAAGTGGCGTTCCCTCGTAAGGTTGAAGACGGAAACTTAAACTTTTACGTACCCTGTTATTTTTTGGCATTTTCTATTTTTGGTATTCCTAATTTTTGGCATTTGCTAGTTGCTAAGAATCGGCGTTTTCTACCTCCGCATTACAAAAACATTTTCTAGTTTTTAAGAATTAGCGTTTTCTGCCTCTGCAACCATATCTTTCAATTGGTCAAACATTCCAAAGCAATCAATCAAGCGCACAGATTGTTGTCGCCTATCTTGCCAATTAAATTCAAACAAATTCTCAATTTGCTTTTGAATATCCTCAACCCAAACCAAATTGGCATGGTCACGAAAATTTCGACTAGTATATGCCGATGCTCTTTTTCCACTTTGACGTGTAGGTGCGCCATACTTAGTATCGGCTTTGCAGTTAAAATATTCCTCCAATTCCGGCTCCAAAAATGCTGCCGCTCCTCCACCAACAATCACTTCCGAAGGTAGGTGGGGAATATTTTTATCCAACCACTTTTTAATTCGGTTCCAATAACTGGGTATCGCCAATTGTATCGCTTGGGCTATATCCTCTCGTTCCAATGCTTTCAAACTTTCATCCTTAGCCGTCGCCAAAGAAGCGATCGCTTCCATTTGACCCCATTCGGGATGCACTGTACATTCATCTCTATAAACCTGGGAGCTTTTCTGGTACAAGCCCTCAAAAATAGCTGCTGCCAATTTATCCCGCTCCAAACCACTTACCCGACTGCATACGTCATCAAGAAAGGTGGAAAAACCTAACAGGGGACTATCACCCCGTTTAATGGCACCAGCATCAAAATAAATTGCCGTCACATTCCGATGTCCAAACATCAACACGGCGACTTTATGCTTTTGCAACCAATCCAAACCATTTTGTTTAATTCGGATGGCAGCTAAACCCCCACCTTCGGGACGGCACTCGAAATGGGATAAATTAACATCCCAAGACTGTCCGCGAAACTTCAAACTTTTGAGCATCAGTTCCAACTGTTCTTCAAAGCGTTTGCGGTCGTTGTATTCGTTCCAGGGTAGGAGCAAACCCAGGTTGAGATTTACCTTTAAAGATTCTGGATTCCCCCGGCGCTTTTTACCAATATTGTGCTTGGACAAGATTGTTCCCACCGCAGCCAGTACCTTGTACAGAGCATTTTCGTACTTGCGTTCAAAAATTCTATCCTGGGGGGCGAACTCGCTGACAAAATCTCCTACCACAAAAATGTTACTTTTCCACTCCAACCAAGCCTGTTGCTGGGGAGTTGGAGCGCCAACCCACCCTAACTGGTCGAAGTAGCGTTTCAAATCGGATTTGCTAATTTGTTCGACACCGGGGGACATCAATAAATATTCGGGAGATTTCCAATCTGAAAATTGATAAATAATCTTGGTTTGAGAACCCCCAACATCCACTGCCAGGTAAAGATTGCACGCCTTTGACATAAAAAATCATGATTTTTCTGTACTTATACTCTTTTAACTACTCATTTATAAGTGAAAAAGAATTTTGTTAAAAAAGTTAATTTTATTTCAATAACTAATAGCACAAGAATATCGGTAAAACCTGGTTATAGCTGTGCTACAAGGATTTATTCGATAGAGAAAAAGAATATTTTATTTGTGCCTGGGCTGTGACAAGGTTTTTTTTAATCAAAATTGGGTAAATTTGGAGATAATTTAAAAGTGTAATATCTACACCATTGTCTGAATCGCTAATTTTGCCATTTTCTATATTGTTTCTAACAACATTTACGGCAGAAAAATTCGTCCGAGGCAGTGTTTTTGAGCTAGCCTGTGGGTGGGCAGGGCGCGGGTTGAACGCCAGCCATGTTGCCTTTATGCGCTGTACGCGCATAACGTCCCTGGGGGACGACGGCAACGGCTGGCTCTGCGAGGCTTTGTAGCACAGTTTGGTTAGCTGTTATGGGTAGTAAGACCAAAAGGGACGACGGTGTTTCCAGAAAAATTACGCATCCGGTGCGATTTGCGGAGGACGAGTACGAGCAATTGAAGCAGAAAGCCTACAATGCGCGGGTATCGGTGACGGAATTTATCCGCCGTGCAGCCCTGAGACGGCAAGTTGTAGAACCACCACCACCCCCACAGATAAATTGGAAATTGTACGAGGAATTAAACGCGATCGGCGTTAATCTGAATCAAATTGCTAAGGCTGTTAATCGAGCGGTAAAGTCGGGAAGGGGAGCAAATGTGGATGCGGGACGATTGCAAAACTTGGTCGATCGGTTAAATGCTGCGATTCGAGAAACCCAGATGCAGTTGTTGGAATGTGGGGTTACAGATGATGAGGAGGAGGATTGACATTGTAGAAAACGCACATAATTAGGTAAATTATTGTTTTTATAGGAGAGACACATGCAAAGTATTAGGGGTATAGCCGGAATACCAGCAAAATGGGACACGTTGTAAAGTTTCGTTAACTTTAATTGCCGAAACCATTGTTATTTCGTTGTTTCGAGCCATGACTTTGGTATCGGCTTAATTTGAGAACATCTCCAAAAATGATTGTTTATGGGCAAGCTTGAGGAATTGAAAGGGGTGAAAAGTTGATTTTAGCGTGCAAAACTTTGATTGCCCCAATACCATTTATGGGCAAGTTGGTAAATCAATAAAACACGTTTCGCAACATTTATTTACAACGTGTCCTGTTTTGCGCGTATCCCGGCTGAACCCCTATTAAGGTAGTCTCCCGTGTGGGGTCTGATGGCATTTTGCATCTCGACGTTCCTGTTGGAATGACGAACGAAGAATTAGAAGTTATGGTAATTTTTCAACCACTAAAATCATCCGTACAAGTAGAAACACCCCAAACATTGGGCTGGATGCCTGGTTTTTTTGAGGAAGTAATTGGGGGTTGGTCTGGAGAACCTTTAGAGCGGGGAAAGTTTTAAGATTAAAACATTATCTCACCATCTTCAAGCTTAGACTTTTTATCTTTTATACGTTTTAAATGCATTACTGCTTTTCTTGCTAAATTTGGAGCGATGTAAAGGTACTCTAAAATTGCCCTAATTAAATCATCCAAGATAGGAATTTCTTTACTGGTCAGTCCCTTAAAAGGCTCATGAGCGCCAACATTGCGTAATTGTCGAATTTTGTG
The sequence above is a segment of the Calothrix sp. PCC 6303 genome. Coding sequences within it:
- a CDS encoding ParM/StbA family protein, encoding MSKACNLYLAVDVGGSQTKIIYQFSDWKSPEYLLMSPGVEQISKSDLKRYFDQLGWVGAPTPQQQAWLEWKSNIFVVGDFVSEFAPQDRIFERKYENALYKVLAAVGTILSKHNIGKKRRGNPESLKVNLNLGLLLPWNEYNDRKRFEEQLELMLKSLKFRGQSWDVNLSHFECRPEGGGLAAIRIKQNGLDWLQKHKVAVLMFGHRNVTAIYFDAGAIKRGDSPLLGFSTFLDDVCSRVSGLERDKLAAAIFEGLYQKSSQVYRDECTVHPEWGQMEAIASLATAKDESLKALEREDIAQAIQLAIPSYWNRIKKWLDKNIPHLPSEVIVGGGAAAFLEPELEEYFNCKADTKYGAPTRQSGKRASAYTSRNFRDHANLVWVEDIQKQIENLFEFNWQDRRQQSVRLIDCFGMFDQLKDMVAEAENANS
- a CDS encoding plasmid mobilization protein is translated as MGSKTKRDDGVSRKITHPVRFAEDEYEQLKQKAYNARVSVTEFIRRAALRRQVVEPPPPPQINWKLYEELNAIGVNLNQIAKAVNRAVKSGRGANVDAGRLQNLVDRLNAAIRETQMQLLECGVTDDEEED